The proteins below are encoded in one region of Anguilla anguilla isolate fAngAng1 chromosome 3, fAngAng1.pri, whole genome shotgun sequence:
- the casp10 gene encoding caspase-8 isoform X1 translates to MASEQAEGKIYGSGDMESFESRTNEQTPPMDFQQTLLKVEQSLNREDLQALVFLCADLLEKDARSISNGRDLFTQLQELDLLTPEEPSLLAELLRMSKRNGLLRQLGLSDLPPKGLVSPYRKLLFDLSENITAEDLKSIKFLLYNTLPRKKLDDDITMLSLLLEMEKEDFLSKTNLETLEHIIGQVRPSLRKKVIQFKEENGPVIQETGIPYASARLAQPVEFPSYIGDQMQPSQGASSYERPASFGCVQEHEDQYGLGGEELVPPSRFYIAQPQGDIAQEEPCALPSHLSSILPASLDTPDARREGLSLSQFSSSGTTGSTFSSVQSHNVSFTSSCEEKNLSAAEPYPGRRQEIEAYAMEEDRSRGVCLIINNYDFSQSKLKDREGTDVDETCLVEVFQWLGFETRTKRDCDQQRMRTLLAQLSQEDHSRRDCVVCCVLSHGEQGVVYGVDGRALSLRELTEPFSGTRCATLREKPKLFFIQACQGRKEQLAVPVESNCLRFAQMDLATDAAVPRNSIPDDADFLLGMATVPDYASFRNKKEGTWFIQSLCENLVQLVPGGHDLLSILTKVNHHVSGMADGSGTRKQMPQPAYSLRKRVVFPVPRQPAPTLKLGTTA, encoded by the exons ATGGCTAGTGAACAGGCGGAGGGCAAAATCTACGGGAGTGGGGATATGGAGTCATTTGAATCCCGCACAAATGAACAG ACGCCGCCGATGGACTTCCAACAGACTCTGCTGAAAGTCGAGCAATCTTTAAACCGGGAGGATTTGCAGGCGTTGGTTTTTCTTTGCGCGGACCTCCTGGAAAAAGATGCGCGCTCTATCTCTAACGGGCGAGATCTTTTCACTCAGTTGCAAGAACTTGATCTTCTTACCCCAGAGGAGCCATCCCTTCTCGCAGAGCTGCTTCGCATGTCCAAACGCAACGGGCTGCTCCGGCAGCTGGGTCTCAGTGACCTTCCACCGAAAGGACTTGTTTCCCCCTATAG AAAGCTGCTGTTCGATTTGTCAGAGAACATAACTGCAGAAGATTTGAAGAGCATCAAGTTCCTGCTGTACAACACTCTACCCCGGAAAAAACTGGACGATGACATA ACCATGCTAAGTCTGCTTCTGGAAATGGAAAAGGAAGATTTCTTGAGCAAAACAAACCTGGAAACACTAGAACACATAATTGGGCAAGTCCGCCCCAGCTTAAGAAAAAAGGTCATCCAGTTTAAGGAAGAAAATG gTCCAGTTATCCAGGAGACAGGAATTCCATATGCGAGTGCAAGACTGGCTCAGCCTGTGGAGTTTCCATCCTATATTGGTGACCAGATGCAGCCCAGTCAG GGTGCTTCTTCATATGAAAGACCTGCCAGCTTCG GATGTGTTCAGGAGCATGAAGATCAGTACGGGCTTGGGGGAGAGGAGTTAGTGCCCCCCTCTCGCTTTTACATCGCACAGCCacagggcgacatagctcaggag GAACCCTGTGCTCTGCCCTCACACCTCTCCTCCATTTTGCCTGCATCTCTAG ACACTCCGGATGccaggagggaggggctgtCGCTCAGTCAGTTTAGCAGCAGTGGGACAACTGGCTCCACTTTCTCCTCAG TGCAAAGCCACAATGTTTCTTTCACCTCTTCATGTGAGGAGAAGAACCTGAGTGCTGCAGAGCCTTATCCTGGAAGAAGACAG GAAATAGAGGCATATGCGATGGAGGAGGACAGGTCAAGAGGAGTCTGCTTGATTATAAACAACTATGACTTTTCACAAAGCAAATTGAAAGACCGCGAGGGAACAGACGTAGATGAGA CGTGCTTGGTGGAAGTATTTCAGTGGCTGGGCTTCGAGACGCGAACCAAACGAGACTGCGACCAGCAGCGCATGCGCACGTTGCTGGCCCAGCTCAGCCAGGAGGACCACAGCCGCAGGGACTGCGTGGTCTGCTGCGTGCTGAGCCACGGCGAGCAGGGCGTGGTGTACGGGGTGGACGGGCGCGCGCTGTCACTCAGAGAGCTCACGGAGCCCTTCTCCGGCACCCGCTGCGCCACTCTGAGGGAGAAGCCCAAGCTGTTCTTCATCCAGGCGTGCCAGGGTAGGAAGGAACAGCTGGCGGTGCccgtcgagtccaactgcctccGCTTCGCCCAGATGGACCTCGCCACCGACGCGGCCGTGCCGCGGAACTCCATCCCCGACGACGCCGACTTCCTGCTGGGCATGGCCACCGTGCCAGATTACGCCTCCTTCAGAAACAAGAAGGAGGGAACCTGGTTCATCCAGTCTCTGTGCGAGAATCTTGTGCAGCTGGTTCCCGG TGGGCACGACTTGCTCTCCATCCTGACCAAGGTCAACCATCACGTCAGCGGAATGGCGGACGGATCCGGCACCAGGAAACAGATGCCCCAGCCCGCCTACTCCCTTCGGAAGAGGGTCGTCTTCCCAGTGCCACGGCAACCAGCACCCACACTAAAGCTGGGAACCACAGCATGA
- the casp10 gene encoding caspase-8 isoform X2, whose protein sequence is MASEQAEGKIYGSGDMESFESRTNEQTPPMDFQQTLLKVEQSLNREDLQALVFLCADLLEKDARSISNGRDLFTQLQELDLLTPEEPSLLAELLRMSKRNGLLRQLGLSDLPPKGLVSPYRKLLFDLSENITAEDLKSIKFLLYNTLPRKKLDDDITMLSLLLEMEKEDFLSKTNLETLEHIIGQVRPSLRKKVIQFKEENGPVIQETGIPYASARLAQPVEFPSYIGDQMQPSQGASSYERPASFGCVQEHEDQYGLGGEELVPPSRFYIAQPHASSQEPCALPSHLSSILPASLDTPDARREGLSLSQFSSSGTTGSTFSSVQSHNVSFTSSCEEKNLSAAEPYPGRRQEIEAYAMEEDRSRGVCLIINNYDFSQSKLKDREGTDVDETCLVEVFQWLGFETRTKRDCDQQRMRTLLAQLSQEDHSRRDCVVCCVLSHGEQGVVYGVDGRALSLRELTEPFSGTRCATLREKPKLFFIQACQGRKEQLAVPVESNCLRFAQMDLATDAAVPRNSIPDDADFLLGMATVPDYASFRNKKEGTWFIQSLCENLVQLVPGGHDLLSILTKVNHHVSGMADGSGTRKQMPQPAYSLRKRVVFPVPRQPAPTLKLGTTA, encoded by the exons ATGGCTAGTGAACAGGCGGAGGGCAAAATCTACGGGAGTGGGGATATGGAGTCATTTGAATCCCGCACAAATGAACAG ACGCCGCCGATGGACTTCCAACAGACTCTGCTGAAAGTCGAGCAATCTTTAAACCGGGAGGATTTGCAGGCGTTGGTTTTTCTTTGCGCGGACCTCCTGGAAAAAGATGCGCGCTCTATCTCTAACGGGCGAGATCTTTTCACTCAGTTGCAAGAACTTGATCTTCTTACCCCAGAGGAGCCATCCCTTCTCGCAGAGCTGCTTCGCATGTCCAAACGCAACGGGCTGCTCCGGCAGCTGGGTCTCAGTGACCTTCCACCGAAAGGACTTGTTTCCCCCTATAG AAAGCTGCTGTTCGATTTGTCAGAGAACATAACTGCAGAAGATTTGAAGAGCATCAAGTTCCTGCTGTACAACACTCTACCCCGGAAAAAACTGGACGATGACATA ACCATGCTAAGTCTGCTTCTGGAAATGGAAAAGGAAGATTTCTTGAGCAAAACAAACCTGGAAACACTAGAACACATAATTGGGCAAGTCCGCCCCAGCTTAAGAAAAAAGGTCATCCAGTTTAAGGAAGAAAATG gTCCAGTTATCCAGGAGACAGGAATTCCATATGCGAGTGCAAGACTGGCTCAGCCTGTGGAGTTTCCATCCTATATTGGTGACCAGATGCAGCCCAGTCAG GGTGCTTCTTCATATGAAAGACCTGCCAGCTTCG GATGTGTTCAGGAGCATGAAGATCAGTACGGGCTTGGGGGAGAGGAGTTAGTGCCCCCCTCTCGCTTTTACATCGCACAGCC acatgccTCATCTCAG GAACCCTGTGCTCTGCCCTCACACCTCTCCTCCATTTTGCCTGCATCTCTAG ACACTCCGGATGccaggagggaggggctgtCGCTCAGTCAGTTTAGCAGCAGTGGGACAACTGGCTCCACTTTCTCCTCAG TGCAAAGCCACAATGTTTCTTTCACCTCTTCATGTGAGGAGAAGAACCTGAGTGCTGCAGAGCCTTATCCTGGAAGAAGACAG GAAATAGAGGCATATGCGATGGAGGAGGACAGGTCAAGAGGAGTCTGCTTGATTATAAACAACTATGACTTTTCACAAAGCAAATTGAAAGACCGCGAGGGAACAGACGTAGATGAGA CGTGCTTGGTGGAAGTATTTCAGTGGCTGGGCTTCGAGACGCGAACCAAACGAGACTGCGACCAGCAGCGCATGCGCACGTTGCTGGCCCAGCTCAGCCAGGAGGACCACAGCCGCAGGGACTGCGTGGTCTGCTGCGTGCTGAGCCACGGCGAGCAGGGCGTGGTGTACGGGGTGGACGGGCGCGCGCTGTCACTCAGAGAGCTCACGGAGCCCTTCTCCGGCACCCGCTGCGCCACTCTGAGGGAGAAGCCCAAGCTGTTCTTCATCCAGGCGTGCCAGGGTAGGAAGGAACAGCTGGCGGTGCccgtcgagtccaactgcctccGCTTCGCCCAGATGGACCTCGCCACCGACGCGGCCGTGCCGCGGAACTCCATCCCCGACGACGCCGACTTCCTGCTGGGCATGGCCACCGTGCCAGATTACGCCTCCTTCAGAAACAAGAAGGAGGGAACCTGGTTCATCCAGTCTCTGTGCGAGAATCTTGTGCAGCTGGTTCCCGG TGGGCACGACTTGCTCTCCATCCTGACCAAGGTCAACCATCACGTCAGCGGAATGGCGGACGGATCCGGCACCAGGAAACAGATGCCCCAGCCCGCCTACTCCCTTCGGAAGAGGGTCGTCTTCCCAGTGCCACGGCAACCAGCACCCACACTAAAGCTGGGAACCACAGCATGA